A single genomic interval of Litoreibacter ponti harbors:
- the sdhD gene encoding succinate dehydrogenase, hydrophobic membrane anchor protein, translating to MAYLTDRKRATGMGSAKTGTDHHWSMMVSSVGLAILIPMFIFTFGSILGAPHAEVVAYFGRPFPAIVAALTIVVSMMHFKNGVQTLLEDYVHGTARKVSIILSICLSYGIAGVGLFAIARLAL from the coding sequence ATGGCATATTTAACTGACCGCAAACGCGCGACGGGCATGGGTTCGGCCAAGACCGGGACCGATCACCACTGGTCGATGATGGTGTCGTCGGTGGGGCTCGCGATCCTGATCCCGATGTTCATCTTCACCTTCGGCTCGATCCTTGGCGCGCCGCATGCAGAGGTCGTCGCCTATTTTGGCCGGCCCTTCCCCGCGATCGTCGCCGCGCTGACTATCGTCGTCAGCATGATGCATTTCAAGAATGGTGTGCAGACGCTGCTGGAGGACTACGTGCACGGTACGGCGCGCAAGGTGTCGATCATCCTGTCGATCTGCCTGAGCTACGGTATCGCAGGCGTTGGCCTCTTCGCCATCGCCCGTCTCGCCCTATAA
- the sdhC gene encoding succinate dehydrogenase, cytochrome b556 subunit, whose amino-acid sequence MADVNRGDRPLSPHLTIYRPQWTSMTSILTRITGNALIVASLMIVWWFLAASYGEDYFATANAVLTSWFGDLVLFGSLWAIWYHFLAGLRHLYWDSGRGFDLDEAQKLAYGVVGGSIVLTILTALALQ is encoded by the coding sequence ATGGCCGACGTCAACCGCGGCGACAGACCCCTGTCGCCCCATCTTACCATTTACCGCCCGCAATGGACGTCGATGACGTCGATCCTGACCCGCATCACCGGCAACGCCCTGATCGTGGCGTCGCTCATGATCGTGTGGTGGTTCCTCGCGGCGAGCTACGGCGAGGATTATTTCGCGACGGCCAACGCGGTGCTGACCTCGTGGTTTGGCGATCTGGTGCTGTTCGGCTCGCTCTGGGCGATCTGGTATCACTTCCTGGCCGGACTGCGGCATCTCTATTGGGACAGCGGTCGGGGGTTCGACCTCGATGAGGCCCAAAAGCTCGCCTATGGTGTGGTGGGGGGCAGCATTGTGCTGACCATCCTGACCGCCTTGGCCTTGCAGTAA
- a CDS encoding DUF1194 domain-containing protein: MRLPILSCLWALSCTAPAMACELALVLAVDVSGSVDQREYRVQMEGLGAALADSAVTEALVVAEAKVMLLQWTGASRQRVSIPWTHITDFERADALAERVAKTQRVWRNFSTAIGEAVGFSLTHFDAVPECTRRVVDVSGDGYSNEGVPPEEMKAAALRQGVTINGLAIEASEAELTAYYRRNLIVGPGSFAMKADDFEDYPRRIREKLLREITKQVAVLDP; this comes from the coding sequence ATGCGTCTGCCGATCCTCTCTTGTCTTTGGGCACTCTCGTGCACCGCGCCTGCGATGGCCTGCGAGCTGGCGCTGGTGCTGGCGGTCGACGTGTCCGGCTCCGTCGATCAACGCGAGTACCGGGTGCAGATGGAGGGCCTCGGCGCCGCACTGGCCGACAGCGCCGTGACAGAGGCACTGGTCGTGGCCGAGGCGAAAGTCATGCTGCTGCAATGGACCGGGGCTTCGCGCCAGCGCGTCTCGATCCCCTGGACCCACATCACCGATTTCGAGCGCGCCGACGCCCTGGCGGAGCGGGTGGCCAAGACACAGCGGGTCTGGCGCAATTTCTCGACCGCGATTGGGGAGGCGGTGGGCTTCTCGCTCACCCATTTTGACGCCGTTCCGGAATGCACGCGGCGGGTGGTCGATGTCTCGGGCGACGGGTACTCGAACGAGGGCGTGCCGCCCGAAGAGATGAAGGCCGCAGCCCTGCGCCAAGGTGTGACGATTAACGGTCTGGCGATCGAGGCGAGCGAGGCGGAGCTGACCGCCTATTACCGCCGCAACCTGATCGTAGGCCCGGGCAGTTTTGCCATGAAGGCCGATGATTTCGAGGACTACCCCCGCCGCATCCGCGAGAAGCTGCTGCGCGAGATTACAAAACAGGTCGCCGTGCTGGACCCCTGA
- a CDS encoding class I SAM-dependent methyltransferase, with protein MRVFEQTARASWTTPVPAEFYEPYKLGQYSEDRIQNVMWKYLSHEQNIERAWVRINHHMPETLNADKPLDILEFSTAHGAMLEVWRREGHRVVGTDFAWTSEDGANVKHKGVRKPWHQKLLGEVRRQSHEGTPGKKIIEGWPYQPIIESLGLDVRLFDGGVRPYPFKDKSFDVVCCFQAIEAYSEPEGWLDTIREFCRISRKSIVVGFNPLPVETAETQDRIEAARIAWLDLQRFNELGFRTTFFEIGQTRRGIHPTVCKLMAV; from the coding sequence ATGAGAGTATTCGAGCAAACGGCGCGCGCCTCCTGGACCACTCCGGTGCCAGCTGAATTCTATGAGCCTTACAAGCTTGGCCAGTATTCCGAGGATCGCATCCAGAATGTGATGTGGAAATATCTCTCCCACGAGCAGAACATCGAACGGGCCTGGGTGCGGATCAACCATCACATGCCCGAGACCTTGAACGCGGATAAGCCTCTGGATATCCTCGAGTTTTCCACCGCCCACGGTGCGATGCTGGAGGTGTGGCGGCGCGAAGGCCACAGGGTTGTCGGCACCGATTTCGCCTGGACCTCGGAAGATGGTGCAAACGTGAAGCACAAGGGGGTGCGCAAGCCGTGGCACCAAAAGCTGCTTGGCGAGGTGCGGCGACAGTCGCATGAGGGCACGCCGGGCAAGAAGATCATCGAGGGCTGGCCCTATCAGCCGATCATCGAGTCTCTCGGTCTCGATGTCCGGCTCTTTGACGGCGGCGTCCGCCCGTACCCGTTTAAGGACAAGAGCTTCGACGTGGTGTGCTGTTTTCAGGCCATCGAGGCCTATTCCGAGCCGGAAGGCTGGCTGGACACAATCCGGGAATTCTGCCGGATTTCGCGCAAATCAATCGTGGTTGGCTTCAACCCCCTGCCGGTCGAGACCGCCGAAACCCAGGACCGCATTGAGGCGGCGCGTATCGCGTGGCTCGACCTGCAGCGCTTCAACGAATTGGGCTTCCGCACGACCTTCTTTGAGATCGGCCAGACCCGCCGCGGCATCCACCCGACCGTGTGCAAGCTGATGGCGGTCTAG